A stretch of Gemmatimonas aurantiaca T-27 DNA encodes these proteins:
- a CDS encoding complex I subunit 1/NuoH family protein, with product MSSVLPDLVMALIFIAYSMVMLLSFGGLLTWVERKQSAVMSDRIGANRAYIRIPFTNIKLVWLGLFHGMADGAKMLLKENFKPNAHDKLGYFLAPFVVFTPVLLVFAVVPFGGTIDPGALFPSLAGWFGGRTYPMQIAQLDAGLLVVFAFSGLTIIGAMLAGWASENKFSLLGGLRAGSQMISYELVMGLTVMGLILIYGTVDLGSIVRQQSGTLLGVLPAWGVFQQPLAAFLFLTAAIAENKRIPFDLPEAESELVAGYFTEYSAMKLGLFMFSEFIQIAIVAALFSTLFLGGYNLPFMTDAGFLLPGGREIALSQGVRVPLQLLTFLGKVALLCVLQIQIRWTLPRFRYDQMLGLSWKLLLPVSVANLIATVLVQWWRGGGA from the coding sequence ATGAGCAGCGTGCTGCCGGATCTCGTGATGGCGCTCATCTTCATCGCCTATTCCATGGTGATGTTGCTGAGCTTTGGTGGTTTGCTCACCTGGGTGGAGCGGAAGCAGTCGGCGGTGATGTCCGACCGTATCGGTGCGAACCGTGCGTACATCCGCATTCCGTTCACCAATATCAAATTGGTGTGGCTGGGTCTTTTTCACGGCATGGCGGACGGCGCCAAAATGCTGCTGAAGGAGAACTTCAAGCCCAATGCCCACGACAAGCTGGGATACTTCCTGGCGCCGTTTGTGGTGTTCACACCGGTGTTGCTGGTGTTTGCTGTCGTGCCGTTTGGCGGAACGATCGACCCCGGCGCGTTGTTTCCATCGCTGGCCGGATGGTTCGGTGGACGGACCTATCCCATGCAGATTGCGCAGCTCGATGCCGGTCTGTTGGTCGTTTTTGCCTTCAGCGGACTGACCATCATCGGCGCAATGCTGGCGGGATGGGCGTCGGAGAACAAGTTCTCGCTGCTCGGCGGGCTGCGTGCCGGTTCGCAGATGATTTCGTACGAACTGGTCATGGGGCTCACCGTGATGGGGCTCATCCTCATCTACGGCACCGTGGATCTTGGCTCCATCGTGCGGCAACAGTCGGGGACATTGCTGGGTGTGCTGCCGGCATGGGGGGTGTTTCAGCAGCCCTTGGCGGCGTTCCTGTTCCTGACGGCCGCGATTGCCGAAAACAAGCGCATTCCGTTCGATCTGCCGGAGGCCGAGTCGGAGCTGGTGGCTGGCTATTTCACGGAATACAGCGCCATGAAGCTCGGACTGTTCATGTTCTCCGAGTTCATCCAGATCGCGATCGTGGCCGCGCTGTTCTCCACGCTGTTCCTCGGTGGGTACAACCTGCCGTTCATGACCGACGCAGGGTTCCTGCTGCCGGGTGGGCGGGAGATTGCACTCAGTCAGGGTGTGCGGGTGCCCCTGCAGTTGCTCACGTTCCTGGGCAAGGTGGCCCTGTTGTGCGTGCTGCAGATCCAGATCCGGTGGACGTTGCCGCGCTTTCGGTATGATCAGATGCTTGGGCTATCGTGGAAGTTGCTGTTGCCGGTGTCGGTGGCGAATCTCATCGCGACGGTGCTGGTGCAGTGGTGGCGTGGAGGTGGGGCATGA
- a CDS encoding 2Fe-2S iron-sulfur cluster-binding protein, protein MSEKILDFFIDGHPVTAKDGQTVIQAAREHGFDVPHFCWHPQLSVPGNCRICMVEVEQDNGDPWFDIGCNMPVTAGMRVLLNSDTVKKLRKDTMQFITLNHPVDCGICSKSGECTLQDYHYEHNGAASLSRDKKNVATKFYPLSDRIMLDNERCIMCTRCVRFTNEVSKTRALGAVNRGDHSLIRPAEDANFNDDVYSDNVIDICPVGALLSRENIDNSRVWYTEATASVCPGCERGCTIDVWHRRKAWAFKALDPKLNSRIERVTPRENPDVNGPWVCNKARDLARIFERPRAEQPMIAGRAVDRAEAVGEAARALAGAKKAVALVSSWGSNEELAAFQQTIAASLGARLTSWVKADHQPVAGEVVEDDILIKADKNPNRRGALALFPALPEQGLAAIPGDTDVVLVWGEGVPSALLPSGAQVIRLDSYADDDNGSARVFLPISVQTERAGHYTNFEGKVSAFAPSFAAAPLVSDAEALFGLLVSAGVSADASRQKVPA, encoded by the coding sequence ATGAGCGAGAAGATTCTCGACTTTTTCATCGACGGCCATCCGGTGACCGCCAAAGATGGCCAGACGGTCATTCAGGCAGCCCGTGAGCACGGGTTCGATGTGCCACACTTTTGCTGGCATCCGCAGTTGTCAGTGCCCGGCAACTGTCGCATTTGCATGGTGGAAGTGGAGCAGGACAACGGCGACCCGTGGTTCGATATCGGGTGCAACATGCCGGTAACGGCAGGTATGCGGGTGCTGCTCAACTCGGATACGGTGAAGAAGCTGCGCAAGGACACCATGCAGTTCATCACCTTGAACCATCCGGTGGATTGTGGCATCTGCAGCAAGTCGGGCGAATGCACGCTGCAGGACTACCACTACGAACACAACGGCGCGGCGTCCCTGTCGCGCGACAAGAAGAACGTCGCCACCAAGTTCTATCCGTTGTCCGATCGCATCATGCTGGACAACGAGCGCTGCATCATGTGCACGCGCTGTGTGCGGTTCACGAACGAAGTGTCGAAGACACGGGCGCTCGGTGCGGTGAACCGCGGTGATCATTCGCTGATTCGGCCCGCCGAGGACGCGAACTTCAACGATGATGTGTACTCGGATAATGTCATCGACATCTGTCCCGTCGGGGCGTTGCTGTCGCGCGAGAACATCGACAATTCGCGTGTGTGGTACACCGAGGCCACGGCGTCGGTGTGTCCGGGGTGTGAACGCGGCTGCACTATCGATGTGTGGCATCGTCGGAAGGCCTGGGCCTTCAAGGCGCTCGATCCGAAGCTGAACAGCCGCATCGAGCGGGTCACGCCCCGGGAGAATCCCGACGTGAACGGTCCGTGGGTGTGCAACAAGGCCCGCGATCTGGCGCGCATCTTCGAGCGCCCGCGTGCGGAGCAGCCGATGATTGCCGGACGCGCGGTGGATCGCGCGGAGGCGGTTGGTGAGGCGGCGCGTGCGCTGGCCGGCGCGAAGAAGGCCGTGGCGCTCGTCTCGAGCTGGGGATCGAATGAAGAACTGGCAGCATTCCAGCAGACGATCGCTGCGTCGCTTGGAGCGCGCCTGACGTCGTGGGTGAAGGCCGATCATCAGCCGGTGGCTGGTGAGGTGGTGGAGGATGACATCCTGATCAAGGCCGACAAGAATCCCAATCGACGGGGGGCACTGGCGTTGTTTCCCGCATTGCCCGAGCAAGGATTGGCGGCCATCCCCGGTGATACGGATGTCGTGCTGGTCTGGGGCGAGGGGGTTCCCTCGGCGCTGCTGCCATCAGGCGCCCAGGTGATCCGGCTGGATTCGTACGCCGACGACGACAATGGGTCGGCCCGGGTCTTTTTGCCTATCAGCGTGCAGACTGAACGCGCCGGCCACTATACGAACTTCGAAGGCAAGGTCAGTGCCTTTGCGCCGAGCTTTGCGGCCGCGCCGCTGGTGAGCGACGCCGAGGCATTGTTTGGCCTGTTGGTCTCGGCCGGTGTTTCGGCTGATGCTTCCCGTCAGAAGGTGCCGGCATGA
- the nuoK gene encoding NADH-quinone oxidoreductase subunit NuoK: MDKVTLLLCLSGALFVFGLLGVVIRRNALIMLMCMELMLNGVNLSLVTFSQQRGDAAGAVMVFLVFVVATAEVALAIPIVLLLVKHARSLNLDRFSELKG, encoded by the coding sequence GTGGATAAGGTCACGCTGTTGTTGTGTCTGTCCGGCGCCCTGTTTGTGTTTGGGCTGCTGGGGGTCGTGATCCGCCGCAATGCGCTCATCATGCTGATGTGCATGGAGCTGATGCTGAACGGAGTGAATCTCAGCCTCGTGACCTTTTCGCAGCAGCGTGGCGATGCGGCGGGAGCGGTCATGGTGTTCCTGGTGTTCGTGGTGGCCACGGCGGAGGTCGCGCTCGCGATCCCGATCGTGTTGCTGCTGGTCAAGCATGCGCGATCGTTGAATCTCGATCGTTTCTCCGAGCTCAAGGGCTGA
- a CDS encoding NuoI/complex I 23 kDa subunit family protein has product MSTPDSGQPAPRVKPVRYARKEYWNEPTMTLWERAYLPEVLRGLAITTGVFLRNMGKWITGRRGAVTTYYPEERRADFAPRNRGKHVLTQRPDGSVQCIACNMCATVCPAKVIEIEPGFDMNDPAHPKYPVRFEIDYSRCVFCGMCVEACPEDAIRMEPDVPNLVSDDRYNMWITMDEMMTWRPQSDVAKPYPPKPVALTRGSRPEGGAPSKH; this is encoded by the coding sequence ATGAGTACGCCTGATTCAGGCCAGCCGGCACCGCGTGTGAAGCCGGTGCGCTACGCCCGCAAGGAGTACTGGAACGAACCCACGATGACGTTGTGGGAGCGCGCCTACCTGCCAGAGGTGTTGCGTGGTCTGGCCATCACCACCGGTGTGTTTCTGCGCAACATGGGCAAGTGGATCACTGGCCGGCGCGGCGCTGTGACGACGTACTATCCCGAGGAGCGGCGCGCCGATTTTGCACCGCGCAATCGTGGCAAACACGTGCTCACGCAGCGGCCCGATGGGTCGGTGCAGTGTATCGCCTGCAACATGTGCGCGACGGTGTGTCCGGCGAAGGTCATCGAGATCGAGCCGGGCTTCGACATGAATGATCCGGCTCACCCCAAGTATCCGGTGCGCTTCGAGATCGACTACTCACGTTGCGTGTTCTGCGGCATGTGCGTGGAGGCGTGTCCGGAAGATGCCATTCGCATGGAACCGGATGTGCCGAACCTCGTGTCCGACGATCGCTACAACATGTGGATCACCATGGACGAGATGATGACGTGGCGTCCGCAGTCGGACGTGGCCAAGCCGTATCCGCCCAAGCCCGTCGCGCTCACGCGTGGCTCGCGGCCGGAGGGAGGTGCCCCATCGAAACATTGA
- a CDS encoding NADH-quinone oxidoreductase subunit J family protein, translating to MILAVFGLLALVSAASMLVLKEPMRVALALITSMMSLGAIYGLLGVHFIAAFQVLIYVGAVMVFMVYVIMLLQVRESPNNPRYSSLLVPGLVAGALLLAALAIGMSRPGVPQAELPASSQSFGLTEFSTAFLREYWLAFELTSVFLVAAIVAALAVIGVSRRAGGSARG from the coding sequence TTGATTCTGGCCGTCTTCGGCCTGCTGGCGCTGGTCAGCGCCGCGTCGATGTTGGTCCTGAAAGAGCCGATGCGCGTGGCGTTGGCGCTGATCACGTCGATGATGTCGCTGGGCGCGATCTATGGATTGCTCGGCGTGCACTTCATCGCGGCATTTCAAGTGTTGATCTACGTGGGCGCCGTGATGGTGTTCATGGTCTACGTGATCATGCTGTTGCAGGTGCGGGAATCACCGAACAATCCGCGCTATTCCAGTCTGCTGGTGCCTGGACTGGTGGCGGGCGCGTTGCTGCTGGCGGCATTGGCGATTGGCATGTCGCGGCCGGGCGTGCCGCAGGCCGAGTTGCCGGCGTCGTCGCAATCGTTCGGGTTGACGGAGTTCTCCACCGCGTTCCTGCGCGAATACTGGCTGGCGTTTGAACTCACGTCGGTGTTTCTGGTCGCCGCGATCGTGGCCGCACTGGCCGTGATCGGTGTGAGCCGACGGGCAGGAGGGAGCGCCCGTGGATAA